GGTATTGGCCTTCGGTTTCACGACCGGGCCTCATGGCCCAGACACCACTGTCCACTTGCAGGAAATCGCCACTGCATACAAGGTCACCATGGGCTGGGCCCGAGATACAGCACTCTCCGGCGTTTATAGGCCACTCTACAAGTCCTTTAGGCGGTTCAAGGCTACCAAAGCGCGCTTGGAAACACTGTTGTTAGACATGTGGTCTGAGCCGTCGTATGATTCTGACTTTGCATGAGAGTTGAGTCTGGATCAGGCGCCAGTCGGACGCCTAGATGCGGAGTTGGGCCTTGACTGATGATTCTTCGAGAAAGATTTACTCTCGGCCATTCGACTTCACAACTAAAAGTCCACCGCACTGGCCTTATTGATTGCTAGAAGAACTGTTTTATTGTCATCGGGTGAAATGAGCTCTGTATCAACCAGAGAGACCTCAACCTCACGAAATAGCGACACCTGTTTCACTATGCTTGGGAGAAGCAGGTTTGGGACTGGAAACGAAAAGACTGGTGCAGCGAAGCGAAATGATTCTGGAAGTCGAAGAAGTCTTTGGGGAAATCTCTAGGACTATGGAATCTGTGTTTCGGGGTGGAAAGAATGGTGGCCTTTGAGCTGACGTGTTGAAGCGAGCCcgattgggggggggggttgcaggTTGCATTTGCACTGATCAGACTCGAGATGACGACGCAGGAGCAAAAACTGTCAACGGAAGCGATAATTACATCCTAATCCTTATCATGTGTTAAGTAATCATTATCACAGAGATTAGCGCGAGCTCCAGGAAGCGTTGCGCAAATCATAGAAATAGACAAAATACGAGATGTATCTCCTGCTCTTGCATCTTGAATATCACTGGCCGGCTTGTTAGTAGTGATATAGAATTCAAGAGGCTTATGTCTGAAGATTACAGTGTAATTGAAGCTGGAGCAGACATGAACAAAATAAAGTAAGTTCTGGAAACACAACGGCCACATAGAGCATCAACGCTGCTGATTCACTTGCATTGCGGATACTTTGAAGTATGGTAGGGTACACAGAAGTGAAACCACATCCGGTTTGGACGGAATCGAATGGCTCTGACTCGTCGGAATATCAACCTCCTCTTGTGTCGACAGCCTTACttggcatcggcgccggttGTCGGATGTGACTATGTTGGGTTTACGGCCCCACTTTCGGCGCCCTCCGCACGCGCCGGCCACCGTTTGAGTGAGTGGGAAACAGCGAAGCAGTATCAACTGCGTCCCTGGCATTCCACTGTGCCTCTTTTCTTTCATACATGAGCTGCAGATCTACATCCAGAAACAACTACCGCTATGATGGGGTGGAACAAAGGGAAGCCTGCTGAAGCCTGTTTGAGAGCTTGCTtacatacctaggtacgaAAAGTGGAGTTCATGTATGGTCTCATCGGCCTTTGCAGATATTCATCGCCTTTGAACGACTTCACCTGTGATGGACATCTAGACCCAGAACTGATCGACATTCACCAGCGAGCTTCTCCAATCATCAATTGTCTTACTAAAGATCTACACAGCACAGTAGAAACCCTGGTTGCGGATTCAGGAGTCACCCATCACCACTTTCACCCAAACACCACCGACACTCATCACCGGCCCAACAAAGCCCGATATGGCTACCCCCACGCCCCGGCTCTACTTCGCCTATGGCTCGAACCTCTCCCCGACCCAGATGGCCTTACGCTGTCCTTCTTCTGTCCCTGTCGGCCTGGCCCACCTCCCGGACTATACTTTCATCATTAACTCCCGTCATTACGCCAACGTCGTCCGTGTCGCCCCGACCTCCGGAACTCACGCGGTAGCTGCACCCGGAGGtagcaacagcagcagcagtagcagcgGCGGTGACAACTCTTCTGACCCGCAGACGAGCCCGGCCAACCCGGGCGTCTACGGCGTCCTCTACATCCTTccgcccgccgacgaggccgtcctcgacagGTGCGAGGGCGTGCCTTACGCCTACCAAAAGGAGAATCTTCTCGTCACTGTCGTCTCCGCCACGGGccccaacggcggcggcaacgacgacgacgacagcatCGCCCGTCCACGGAACGGTGCGACAATCGCCGCCCTCGTTTACGTCGACAACGACCGGGTCGAaccctcgacgccgtgggACGAGTACGTCGACCGCATGaaccgcggcgtcgacgaggccaccAGGCTCTTCGGCCTGCCGGCGGGGTACGTCGACCACGTCATCCGGCCCTACATCCCCGCATCGGAGGAGGCGTCTGTCGCGGATTACACGGCCATCGGTGACCCTTTCAACGAGCGTGCTTGATATAGATTGCCAGCGCAGCAtcccccggcggcggagagggggTAGGGGGGGCTCTCGAGTTCCGAGGCGCTTTGACCCctcgaaaaagaaaaggaaaagaaagggtgaaggaaaagggggggaaagtCCCAATGAAAGAGGGGCCGCCTTTCGACGCTTGTCTATTCACACGGATCACAGGCGCAGTGACTCCCAGATCGACCCGGGAAACGGCCAAACACCTTGGCGACGCTCCTTTGCTCACAAAAAGCTTCCATGGAACCCAATATTACCGTCCGGGGGTGGGTaaggtagagagagagagatccGTGACCGGAACCCGACACAAAAGCTGGAACCGGAACCGGGGGCCCGTCTGGGGctacccttatatatatatatatagacCTGGGGGGCATGGTCGTTAGAGAAACCTTCGGACGAAAACCAGCGGCTGTTGCTCATATGGTGGGTGCACAGCGAGCGAGTATTCATAAACTGATTGGGGGAAGAAATGCTCCTGAATTAAGCAATACCCGTGATGATGAGGTTGCCTCTAGGTAAGGGTCGCGTACGTCTAACTAGCT
The genomic region above belongs to Colletotrichum higginsianum IMI 349063 chromosome 2, whole genome shotgun sequence and contains:
- a CDS encoding AIG2 family protein: MATPTPRLYFAYGSNLSPTQMALRCPSSVPVGLAHLPDYTFIINSRHYANVVRVAPTSGTHAVAAPGGSNSSSSSSGGDNSSDPQTSPANPGVYGVLYILPPADEAVLDRCEGVPYAYQKENLLVTVVSATGPNGGGNDDDDSIARPRNGATIAALVYVDNDRVEPSTPWDEYVDRMNRGVDEATRLFGLPAGYVDHVIRPYIPASEEASVADYTAIGDPFNERA